From the Ruania alkalisoli genome, one window contains:
- a CDS encoding S9 family peptidase, with the protein MGMQRPDHRRVRPYGAWPSPISAHSLAAGTVRLSELTLVGADTYWVESRPWEEGRSVLVRRDSNGHVCDVPMPSPDGGTFDVRTRAHEYGGASYAATDSVIVTSRREDDRVYRIDLDPDGGTAAPVPLVAASGRRYADFELDTARGLVYAIAEDHGEPGAARTDPAATLVSIPLDGSAAHDPDLVTVLIRDSDFVTSPRLSPDGALLTWLSWNHPAMPWDSSELHVATVADGGTRLLHHRTVAGGPQVSVAEPMWTPAGDLVHVDDRTGWWNLYRTELDGAHRRTRPLHPSDAEFTVPQWGFGPRTIDMLGEDHLIAAYTVQGRRRLAAIRIDNGALEPWEGDWAPVRDVRAAPGRVVFIGAGPYRAEAVVELDLAAGTATVLRSTTDRELDEQSISVAEDVSWPSADGVAHGFLYRPTSAEWMASDAERPPLLVLSHGGPTGATSAGLDPAVQFWTTRGFAVLDVNYGGSTGYGRAYRERLRGRWGIVDVADCSSGARWLAQQGLVDPDRAAVRGGSAGGYTTLAALTFTQTFAAGASHYGIGDLEALAAHTHKFESRYLDSLVGPYPEKASTYRDRSPVHHVNQLSAPMILFQGTQDRVVPPEQARLMADAVRAAGMEVELVMFDGEGHGFRRADNRRSALEAELAFYGRVFGFSPTS; encoded by the coding sequence ATGGGAATGCAACGACCCGATCACCGTCGCGTTCGTCCGTACGGCGCGTGGCCCTCGCCCATCTCCGCGCACTCGCTGGCCGCGGGGACCGTGCGCCTGTCCGAGCTCACTCTCGTCGGAGCCGACACGTACTGGGTGGAGTCACGCCCGTGGGAGGAGGGGCGCAGCGTCCTCGTGCGGCGTGACAGCAATGGCCACGTCTGCGACGTCCCGATGCCTTCCCCCGACGGCGGCACGTTCGATGTCCGGACCCGCGCACATGAATACGGTGGCGCGTCCTATGCGGCAACCGATTCGGTGATCGTGACATCACGGCGTGAAGACGACCGGGTCTACCGCATCGACCTGGATCCGGACGGCGGCACGGCTGCGCCCGTTCCGCTCGTGGCAGCCAGTGGGCGCCGGTACGCCGACTTCGAGCTCGACACTGCACGTGGTCTCGTATACGCGATCGCCGAGGACCATGGCGAACCAGGTGCCGCACGGACCGATCCCGCCGCGACACTCGTATCGATTCCGCTCGACGGCTCCGCGGCGCATGACCCGGACCTGGTCACCGTGCTGATCCGAGACAGCGACTTCGTGACGTCACCACGTCTGAGCCCGGACGGCGCCCTGCTCACGTGGCTCAGCTGGAACCACCCTGCGATGCCGTGGGACTCCTCTGAGCTGCACGTGGCCACAGTCGCTGACGGCGGGACACGTCTGCTGCATCACCGGACCGTGGCGGGTGGTCCACAGGTATCGGTCGCCGAGCCGATGTGGACCCCGGCCGGGGATCTGGTGCATGTCGACGACCGCACGGGCTGGTGGAATCTCTATCGGACCGAGCTGGACGGGGCACACCGGCGGACCAGACCGCTCCATCCCAGCGACGCCGAGTTCACGGTCCCGCAGTGGGGCTTCGGCCCCCGGACGATCGACATGCTCGGCGAAGACCACCTGATCGCGGCATACACGGTTCAGGGTCGGCGCCGGCTGGCCGCGATACGCATCGACAACGGTGCTCTCGAGCCGTGGGAGGGTGACTGGGCTCCGGTTCGTGACGTACGTGCTGCGCCGGGCCGCGTCGTCTTCATTGGAGCAGGGCCGTACCGGGCCGAAGCTGTGGTCGAACTCGATCTCGCTGCCGGCACGGCCACCGTGCTGCGCTCGACCACTGATCGCGAGCTGGACGAGCAGTCGATCTCGGTGGCCGAGGACGTCTCCTGGCCGTCGGCAGATGGGGTCGCTCACGGCTTCCTCTACCGCCCGACCAGCGCCGAGTGGATGGCCAGCGACGCGGAGCGGCCGCCGCTGCTGGTCCTCTCTCACGGGGGGCCAACGGGTGCCACATCAGCTGGGCTCGATCCGGCGGTGCAGTTCTGGACCACGCGCGGATTCGCCGTCCTCGACGTCAACTACGGCGGCAGCACCGGCTATGGACGTGCTTACCGGGAACGTCTTCGTGGCCGGTGGGGCATCGTCGATGTGGCCGACTGCAGCTCCGGTGCCCGGTGGCTCGCGCAGCAGGGTCTCGTGGACCCAGACCGTGCGGCGGTCCGCGGTGGCTCGGCGGGCGGCTACACGACCCTGGCGGCGTTGACGTTCACGCAGACGTTCGCCGCCGGGGCCAGCCATTACGGCATCGGCGACTTGGAGGCGCTGGCAGCGCACACACACAAGTTCGAGAGCCGGTACCTGGACTCCCTCGTGGGGCCTTACCCGGAGAAAGCCTCCACCTATCGAGACCGCTCGCCGGTGCATCACGTGAACCAGCTCAGTGCCCCGATGATCCTCTTCCAGGGGACCCAAGACCGGGTCGTGCCCCCGGAGCAGGCCCGCCTGATGGCCGACGCGGTGCGTGCCGCCGGCATGGAGGTCGAGCTGGTGATGTTCGACGGCGAGGGGCACGGGTTCCGGCGCGCGGACAACCGCCGGTCCGCACTTGAAGCCGAGCTCGCCTTCTACGGTCGGGTGTTCGGCTTCTCCCCCACCTCATAG
- the acnA gene encoding aconitate hydratase AcnA has product MSTVDSFSAKSTLRVGETDYEIYRLGAVPGLERLPYSLKVLAENLLRTEDGANITSDHVRALADWDPSAQPSTEIQFTPARVVMQDFTGVPCVVDLATMREAVADLGGDPASINPLSPAELVIDHSVQIDVFGRSDAFERNVAIEYERNHERYQFLRWGQTAFDDFKVVPPGTGIVHQVNIEYLARTVMTREVESGGQKVLRAYPDTCVGTDSHTTMVNGLGVLGWGVGGIEAEAAMLGQPVSMLIPRVVGFKLNGQIPAGVTATDVVLTITEMLREHGVVGKFVEFYGDGVAAVPLANRATIGNMSPEFGSTAAIFPIDDVTLDYLRLTGRSDDEVALVEAYAKEQGMWHDPATEPVFSEYLELDLGTVVPSIAGPKRPQDRIAISHAKAAFQRDLPAYAPEVRNGVDEAEKESFPASDSPAIGNQARKTVPVTTPDGAAYELFHGAVAIASITSCTNTSNPSVMLAAGLLAKKAVDAGLTVKPWVKTSMAPGSQVVTNYYDKAGLWPYLEKLGYHLVGYGCTTCIGNSGPLDPEVSEAVNAHDLAVVSVLSGNRNFEGRINPDIKMNYLASPPLVIAYALAGTMEFDFAHEPLGHGEDGKPVFLADIWPSPEEVQSTIDSSINREMFTADYADVFSGDEQWRSLDTPEGDTFAWDAESTYVRKPPYFEGMTAEPAPVEDIAGARVLAKLGDSVTTDHISPAGSIKPDSPAGTYLAENGVARKDFNSYGSRRGNHEVMIRGTFANIRLRNELLDGVEGGFTLNHLTGEQSTIYDAAQAYAEADIPLVILGGKEYGSGSSRDWAAKGTALLGVKAVITESFERIHRSNLIGMGVLPLQFPAGESAESLGLDGTETFDISGVSAITDGPAPSSVHVTATKSEGVTVEFDAVVRIDTPGEADYYRNGGILQYVLRSLVNG; this is encoded by the coding sequence GTGAGCACCGTGGACAGCTTTTCCGCCAAGAGCACCCTGCGGGTGGGTGAGACCGACTACGAGATCTACCGGCTCGGCGCCGTCCCCGGGCTGGAGCGGCTGCCCTACAGTCTGAAGGTTCTCGCCGAGAACCTGTTGCGCACCGAGGACGGTGCCAACATCACCTCCGATCACGTCCGGGCACTGGCCGACTGGGACCCCAGTGCGCAGCCGAGCACCGAGATCCAGTTCACTCCGGCTCGCGTGGTGATGCAGGACTTCACTGGCGTTCCGTGCGTCGTGGACCTGGCGACCATGCGTGAGGCGGTGGCCGATCTCGGCGGCGACCCTGCGTCGATCAATCCGCTCTCTCCGGCCGAACTGGTGATCGACCACTCGGTGCAGATCGACGTGTTCGGCCGCTCTGACGCGTTCGAGCGCAATGTGGCGATCGAGTATGAGCGCAACCATGAGCGCTACCAGTTCCTGCGCTGGGGTCAGACCGCCTTCGACGACTTCAAGGTCGTCCCCCCGGGCACCGGGATCGTGCACCAGGTCAACATCGAGTACCTGGCCCGTACCGTGATGACCCGTGAGGTGGAGTCCGGTGGGCAGAAGGTGCTTCGCGCGTACCCCGATACCTGCGTCGGCACCGACTCCCACACCACGATGGTCAACGGCCTCGGCGTGCTCGGCTGGGGCGTCGGCGGTATCGAGGCCGAGGCGGCCATGCTCGGCCAGCCGGTGTCGATGCTTATACCGCGCGTGGTCGGGTTCAAGCTGAACGGCCAGATCCCAGCCGGCGTGACCGCCACGGACGTGGTCCTGACCATCACCGAGATGCTGCGTGAGCACGGAGTGGTCGGCAAGTTCGTGGAGTTCTACGGCGACGGCGTTGCCGCCGTGCCGTTGGCGAACCGGGCCACCATCGGGAACATGAGCCCGGAGTTCGGTTCCACCGCGGCGATCTTCCCGATCGACGACGTCACGCTGGACTACCTGCGCTTGACCGGACGCTCCGACGACGAGGTCGCCCTCGTGGAGGCGTACGCGAAGGAACAGGGGATGTGGCATGACCCGGCCACGGAGCCGGTGTTCTCGGAGTACCTCGAGCTCGACCTGGGCACGGTGGTTCCATCTATCGCCGGACCAAAGCGCCCGCAGGACCGGATCGCGATCTCGCACGCCAAGGCGGCCTTCCAGCGCGACCTTCCGGCCTACGCGCCCGAGGTGCGCAACGGCGTGGACGAGGCGGAGAAGGAGTCCTTCCCCGCCTCCGACTCGCCGGCTATCGGCAACCAGGCACGCAAGACCGTGCCGGTCACTACCCCGGACGGCGCGGCATACGAGCTGTTCCACGGCGCTGTGGCGATCGCATCGATCACCTCCTGCACGAACACCTCCAACCCGTCGGTGATGCTTGCCGCTGGGCTGCTCGCCAAGAAGGCCGTCGATGCGGGCCTGACCGTGAAGCCGTGGGTGAAGACCTCGATGGCGCCAGGTTCTCAGGTGGTCACGAACTACTACGATAAGGCCGGCCTGTGGCCGTACCTGGAGAAGCTGGGCTACCACCTCGTGGGCTACGGATGCACCACCTGCATCGGCAACTCCGGCCCGCTCGACCCGGAAGTTTCCGAGGCTGTGAATGCCCACGACCTGGCGGTCGTCTCGGTCCTGTCCGGGAACCGGAACTTCGAGGGCCGGATCAACCCCGACATCAAGATGAACTACCTGGCCTCCCCGCCGTTGGTGATCGCCTACGCGCTGGCCGGCACGATGGAGTTCGACTTCGCCCACGAGCCGCTGGGCCACGGCGAGGACGGTAAGCCGGTGTTTCTCGCCGACATCTGGCCCTCCCCGGAGGAGGTTCAGTCCACGATCGACTCCTCGATCAACCGGGAGATGTTCACCGCCGACTACGCGGATGTGTTCTCCGGGGATGAGCAGTGGCGCTCGCTCGACACCCCCGAAGGCGACACCTTTGCCTGGGATGCCGAGTCCACCTACGTCCGCAAGCCCCCGTACTTCGAGGGCATGACGGCCGAGCCTGCTCCGGTCGAGGACATCGCTGGTGCGCGGGTGCTCGCCAAGCTCGGTGACTCGGTCACCACTGACCACATCTCCCCAGCCGGGTCGATCAAGCCGGACTCACCGGCCGGGACCTACCTGGCCGAGAACGGTGTGGCGCGCAAGGACTTCAACTCCTACGGCTCGCGCCGCGGTAACCACGAGGTGATGATCCGCGGCACCTTCGCTAACATCCGGCTGCGCAACGAGCTGCTGGACGGCGTCGAGGGCGGGTTCACGCTGAACCACCTCACCGGCGAGCAGAGCACCATCTACGATGCCGCGCAGGCCTATGCCGAGGCGGACATCCCGTTGGTGATCCTGGGTGGCAAGGAGTACGGCTCCGGTTCGTCGCGTGACTGGGCGGCCAAGGGAACCGCCCTGCTGGGCGTCAAGGCCGTCATCACCGAGAGCTTCGAGCGCATCCACCGGTCCAATCTCATCGGGATGGGCGTCCTCCCGCTGCAGTTCCCAGCGGGTGAGAGTGCCGAGTCGCTCGGTCTCGATGGCACCGAGACCTTCGACATCTCGGGCGTGAGCGCCATCACCGATGGTCCTGCACCGTCGTCCGTGCACGTCACGGCCACGAAGTCCGAGGGAGTCACCGTCGAGTTCGATGCCGTGGTGCGCATCGACACCCCGGGCGAGGCGGACTACTACCGCAACGGCGGCATTCTGCAGTACGTGCTGCGTTCCCTCGTGAACGGCTGA
- a CDS encoding class I SAM-dependent RNA methyltransferase: MPDSDELIEMTVGPAVHGGHCLSRVDGRVVFVRHALPGERIRARVTDSRRRGHWRADAVEILDGAPERVDSVWPEAGPGGVGGGELAHVSLDGQLSWKRDVLVDALQRIGGLDTQDPLMTGLRVRGVAEDRERNGLGYRTRIELVVDDHGRAGMFQHRTHTIAPLRAMPLAAEVLGVPELLTRTWRPGARIDAVAPSESDRLVLIDGVPLRGGRRTARERVEVDGRSWRYRVAAEGFWQVHQQAPATLVGAVLEAAQLQPGERVLDLYSGSGLLTVPLADAVGGEGTVDAVESDERAVKDARRNVHDRPQVRLHHGPVHRIMQSEQLADTDVVVLDPPRAGAGEAVVEQLLRTRPRRVVYVACDPAALARDVAYAREHGYTLTALDPIDLFPHTHHVETVAVLTPGTGE; this comes from the coding sequence ATGCCCGATAGCGACGAACTGATCGAGATGACTGTCGGGCCCGCGGTCCACGGCGGGCATTGCCTGTCTCGGGTGGACGGGCGGGTGGTCTTCGTTCGTCATGCGCTCCCCGGGGAACGGATCCGTGCACGAGTCACCGACAGCCGGCGCCGGGGGCACTGGCGCGCCGATGCAGTGGAGATCCTTGACGGCGCACCCGAGCGGGTGGACTCGGTCTGGCCTGAGGCAGGACCGGGCGGCGTCGGCGGAGGAGAACTGGCACATGTGAGCCTCGATGGTCAGCTGAGCTGGAAGCGGGACGTCCTGGTCGACGCGCTGCAGCGCATCGGCGGGCTGGACACGCAGGATCCGCTGATGACGGGGCTGCGGGTGCGTGGTGTTGCCGAGGATCGGGAGCGGAACGGGCTGGGGTACCGCACCCGGATCGAGCTGGTGGTCGACGATCACGGCCGGGCAGGGATGTTCCAGCACCGCACCCACACGATCGCACCGCTACGCGCGATGCCCCTGGCTGCGGAGGTGCTCGGGGTACCGGAGCTGCTCACTCGCACGTGGCGCCCCGGCGCACGGATTGATGCGGTCGCGCCCAGTGAGAGCGACCGCCTTGTGCTCATCGACGGCGTCCCGCTGCGTGGCGGACGACGAACGGCGCGTGAGCGTGTCGAGGTCGATGGACGCAGTTGGCGGTATCGCGTAGCCGCTGAGGGCTTCTGGCAGGTACACCAGCAGGCTCCCGCCACACTCGTGGGTGCCGTGCTGGAAGCGGCCCAGCTGCAGCCCGGTGAACGCGTCCTGGACCTCTACAGCGGGTCCGGTCTGCTGACGGTTCCACTCGCGGATGCGGTGGGCGGCGAGGGTACGGTCGACGCGGTCGAGTCGGACGAGCGGGCGGTCAAGGATGCGCGCCGCAACGTCCACGACCGTCCCCAGGTCCGCCTTCACCATGGCCCGGTACACCGAATCATGCAGTCGGAACAGCTCGCCGACACCGATGTCGTGGTCCTCGACCCGCCACGCGCCGGAGCCGGCGAGGCGGTCGTCGAGCAGTTGCTGCGGACCAGGCCTCGGCGGGTGGTGTACGTCGCCTGCGACCCCGCGGCGCTCGCCCGTGATGTGGCCTATGCGCGCGAGCACGGGTACACGCTGACCGCGCTGGATCCGATCGATCTGTTCCCGCACACCCACCACGTGGAGACCGTGGCGGTCCTCACACCTGGCACGGGTGAGTGA
- a CDS encoding APC family permease, whose product MPDIVEAAKRLLVGRPVRSDRIGHVQLRKRQALPVFASDALSSVAYAPDEIILTLSLAGAAAVVVSPWVGLAVIAVMLTVVASYRHLVRAYPAGRGDYQVATENLGKKAGLSVAAAVLVDYVLTVAVSLSSSAQYLTTIWPQLRTNEEWVATAMVVLVALANVRGGQRSRRSFAVPVYLFLAAMGVMAVVGGLQWASGTIGRAASADYEVVPMEGLDQGLMGIAGAFLVLRAFSSGAVALTGVEAISTGVPLFRRPKARNAAITLALLGLIGATMLFAVLGLAQATGVRVVEVPARDLRIEGSPVPEDFVQTPVIGQIAEVVFVAVPWLIVVVVAATAAILVLAANTAFNGFPQLASVLGKDGFLPRQLHTRGDRLALTNGIVSLSVAAIALIWIFDAQVTQLIQLYIVGVFVSFTVAQLGMVKHWNRRLRTVIAAQERTQMLRARAVNAFGFLLTAVVLTVVVVTKATHGAWIAVGLMAALFVLMGLIRRHYDAVAAELALSDEGKAKALPSRVHAVVLVSQVHKPALRALAYARATRPSTLQAISVAVDPADTARVRDEWDALGVPLPLTVLDSPYREVTRPVLEFVKSIRRESPRDLVVVYVPEYVVGSWWERILHNRSSARLKARLLHMPGVVMASVPWQLKSAELIGPWAGTAVHDETQRSGDDAR is encoded by the coding sequence GTGCCAGACATCGTGGAAGCCGCCAAGCGGCTGCTCGTGGGCCGCCCGGTGCGTAGCGACCGGATCGGACACGTGCAGCTCCGTAAGCGGCAAGCACTACCCGTGTTCGCCTCGGACGCGTTGTCGTCGGTGGCGTACGCGCCCGACGAGATCATCCTCACGCTGTCACTGGCCGGTGCGGCTGCCGTCGTGGTCTCCCCGTGGGTCGGGCTCGCCGTCATCGCGGTGATGCTGACAGTCGTGGCGTCCTATCGCCATCTGGTGCGGGCCTACCCCGCGGGTCGCGGTGACTACCAGGTGGCCACCGAGAACCTCGGCAAGAAAGCAGGTCTGTCCGTCGCAGCCGCGGTCTTGGTCGACTATGTGCTGACCGTTGCGGTCTCGCTGTCCTCGAGCGCCCAGTACCTGACGACGATCTGGCCGCAACTGCGCACGAACGAGGAATGGGTAGCGACCGCCATGGTGGTGCTGGTCGCACTCGCGAACGTGCGAGGCGGGCAGCGGTCCCGGCGCAGCTTCGCGGTGCCTGTCTACCTGTTCCTGGCTGCGATGGGCGTGATGGCCGTCGTCGGGGGCTTGCAATGGGCGAGCGGAACGATCGGTCGCGCCGCCAGCGCCGACTACGAAGTCGTCCCGATGGAGGGCCTGGATCAGGGGCTGATGGGTATCGCGGGCGCCTTCCTGGTGTTGCGCGCTTTCTCTTCCGGGGCGGTGGCGCTCACGGGCGTCGAGGCCATCAGCACCGGAGTGCCGTTGTTCCGCCGTCCGAAGGCGCGCAACGCCGCGATCACCCTCGCCCTGCTGGGACTCATCGGCGCCACGATGCTGTTCGCGGTTCTGGGACTGGCACAGGCGACAGGGGTTCGGGTCGTCGAGGTCCCAGCCCGTGATCTGCGGATCGAGGGCAGCCCAGTCCCGGAGGACTTCGTGCAGACGCCCGTCATCGGGCAGATTGCCGAAGTCGTCTTCGTCGCGGTGCCGTGGCTGATCGTCGTCGTTGTCGCCGCGACGGCTGCGATCCTCGTGCTGGCGGCCAACACCGCGTTCAACGGCTTTCCGCAACTGGCCTCGGTGCTCGGCAAGGACGGCTTCCTGCCCCGGCAGCTGCACACCCGTGGCGACCGGCTTGCTCTGACGAACGGGATCGTCAGCCTCTCTGTCGCCGCGATCGCGCTCATCTGGATCTTCGACGCGCAGGTCACCCAGCTCATCCAGCTCTACATCGTGGGTGTCTTCGTCTCATTCACCGTCGCCCAGCTCGGCATGGTCAAGCACTGGAACCGCCGGTTGCGCACCGTGATCGCCGCACAGGAGCGCACGCAGATGCTCCGGGCCCGCGCGGTCAACGCGTTCGGCTTCCTCTTGACGGCGGTGGTGCTGACAGTGGTCGTGGTCACCAAGGCGACGCACGGTGCGTGGATCGCAGTCGGGCTGATGGCGGCGCTGTTCGTGCTGATGGGGCTGATCCGCCGCCACTACGACGCGGTGGCAGCCGAGCTCGCGTTGAGCGATGAGGGGAAGGCGAAGGCACTGCCCTCGCGCGTCCATGCTGTCGTGCTGGTCTCGCAGGTACACAAGCCCGCATTGCGGGCGCTGGCTTACGCCCGCGCCACGCGTCCGTCCACGCTGCAGGCGATCTCGGTCGCGGTTGACCCGGCAGATACGGCGCGGGTACGCGATGAGTGGGACGCTCTCGGTGTGCCATTGCCGCTGACGGTCCTCGACTCTCCGTATCGGGAGGTGACACGGCCCGTGCTGGAGTTCGTGAAATCGATCCGGCGTGAGTCCCCTCGCGACCTGGTGGTGGTCTACGTTCCTGAGTACGTGGTGGGTTCCTGGTGGGAACGGATCTTGCATAACCGCAGCTCAGCTCGGCTCAAGGCTCGGCTGCTGCACATGCCGGGTGTGGTGATGGCTTCGGTGCCCTGGCAGCTGAAGTCGGCTGAGCTGATCGGCCCATGGGCGGGAACGGCCGTTCATGACGAGACCCAACGGAGCGGTGACGATGCCCGATAG
- a CDS encoding potassium channel family protein produces MGAGRVGTTLAETLEGRGHSVSIIDQNPDAFRRLPESFEGRRVTGMGFDREALAQAGIEDAYAFAAVSSGDNSNIIAARVVRETFGVENVVARIYDPARAEIYQRLGITTVATVRWTSDQVLRRMMPVGAASEFRDASGSVTMCELDLHAGWLGQPVRQVQAATGARIAFLSRLGDGYIPSPDDVLQEHDVLHALVYTDRLDETQRTLNRPPRAEEE; encoded by the coding sequence ATGGGCGCCGGGCGCGTCGGCACCACTCTCGCCGAGACCCTGGAGGGACGCGGGCATTCGGTGTCGATCATCGACCAGAACCCCGACGCTTTCCGACGGCTACCTGAGTCCTTCGAAGGGCGACGGGTGACCGGGATGGGCTTCGACCGGGAGGCCCTCGCGCAGGCCGGTATCGAGGACGCCTACGCGTTCGCTGCAGTCTCCAGCGGCGACAACTCCAATATCATCGCAGCCCGTGTGGTCCGTGAAACCTTCGGGGTGGAGAACGTGGTTGCCCGGATCTACGACCCTGCCCGAGCCGAGATCTACCAGCGACTGGGCATCACCACCGTTGCCACCGTCCGCTGGACCTCCGATCAGGTACTGCGGCGGATGATGCCGGTGGGCGCGGCCAGTGAGTTCCGCGACGCCTCCGGTTCGGTGACCATGTGCGAACTGGATCTGCATGCGGGGTGGCTGGGGCAGCCCGTCCGTCAGGTTCAGGCAGCCACCGGGGCACGGATCGCGTTCCTGTCCCGGCTGGGCGATGGCTACATCCCCTCGCCGGACGACGTACTCCAGGAGCACGACGTCCTTCACGCGCTGGTCTACACCGACCGCCTGGATGAGACGCAGCGGACGCTGAACCGCCCGCCGCGGGCGGAGGAGGAGTAA
- a CDS encoding potassium channel family protein, with the protein MRVIIAGAGSVGRSIARELIGHDHQVTLIDKNPAAMKVSSVSAAEWLLGDACEIASFATAHPEESDVVVAATGDDKVNLVVSLLAKTEFGVPRVVARVNNPKNEWMFDEAWGVDVLVSTPRIMTALVEEAVSIGDLVRIFTFHQSGASMYEITLAPGATVVGQRVADIAWPAGSVLAAIIRGDEPIPPSPDDTLEAGDELLIIATSADEDDLSALQQLLGDAPTTT; encoded by the coding sequence ATGCGGGTCATTATCGCCGGAGCGGGAAGCGTCGGCCGGTCGATCGCACGTGAACTCATCGGGCACGATCACCAGGTCACACTCATCGACAAGAACCCGGCCGCGATGAAGGTGTCCTCGGTGAGTGCGGCCGAATGGCTCCTCGGTGATGCGTGCGAGATTGCTAGCTTCGCCACCGCCCACCCCGAGGAGAGCGATGTCGTCGTCGCCGCGACCGGGGACGACAAGGTCAACCTCGTGGTTTCACTGCTTGCCAAGACCGAGTTTGGCGTCCCGCGCGTGGTCGCTCGCGTGAACAACCCCAAGAATGAATGGATGTTTGACGAGGCCTGGGGTGTCGACGTCCTTGTCTCGACCCCTCGGATCATGACGGCGCTGGTCGAGGAAGCAGTCTCGATCGGCGACCTGGTCCGGATCTTCACGTTCCATCAGTCCGGTGCCAGCATGTACGAGATCACGCTCGCACCGGGTGCGACCGTCGTCGGACAACGCGTGGCTGACATCGCGTGGCCGGCCGGATCCGTGCTCGCCGCCATCATCCGTGGCGATGAACCCATCCCGCCGAGCCCTGACGACACGCTTGAGGCAGGCGACGAGTTGCTGATCATCGCCACCTCTGCCGACGAGGACGACCTCAGCGCGCTACAGCAGCTCCTCGGGGACGCACCCACAACCACGTGA
- a CDS encoding DUF3159 domain-containing protein, whose translation MSATEHPLGSNSPVGPDSPNSSAGPIDSDGPDPGSENDPRAAPVDRDHGEAAARGVRQLTADRFSIADSIGGVRGLVESVAPGLVFVVLFVLTRELTPALIASVAVAVVATIARLIGRTPVTQAVGGLAGVAIGAVWAWRSGEASDFFAWGLLVNAGFAVGVLASILLRWPVVGVLVALLTGQDQRWRTDHTLRRRYTRASWLWFGAFAARLAVQVPLYLQAEAGWLGTARLVMGLPLWALVLWITWLWVRPRGAAVAR comes from the coding sequence GTGAGTGCCACTGAACACCCCCTGGGCTCGAACAGCCCGGTGGGCCCGGACAGCCCGAACAGTTCTGCTGGGCCGATCGACTCGGATGGTCCAGACCCGGGATCCGAGAATGATCCCCGTGCCGCACCCGTGGATCGTGACCACGGTGAGGCAGCTGCACGTGGCGTCCGCCAGCTCACGGCCGACCGGTTCAGTATTGCCGACTCGATTGGCGGTGTGCGCGGTCTGGTCGAGTCGGTGGCGCCGGGACTGGTGTTCGTCGTCCTGTTCGTGCTCACACGCGAGCTGACCCCTGCGCTGATCGCATCCGTGGCCGTGGCAGTCGTGGCCACCATCGCTCGTCTGATCGGGCGTACACCCGTCACTCAGGCGGTCGGTGGACTCGCCGGTGTGGCGATCGGTGCGGTGTGGGCGTGGCGATCGGGGGAGGCATCCGACTTCTTCGCGTGGGGCTTGCTTGTCAACGCCGGATTCGCTGTCGGCGTGCTCGCCTCGATCCTGCTGCGCTGGCCGGTGGTCGGTGTGCTGGTCGCGCTCTTGACCGGTCAGGACCAGCGTTGGCGCACCGACCACACGCTGCGGCGGCGCTATACGCGGGCGTCCTGGCTGTGGTTTGGGGCATTTGCGGCCCGCCTTGCCGTCCAGGTCCCGCTCTACCTGCAGGCCGAAGCAGGATGGCTCGGTACTGCACGCCTGGTCATGGGTTTGCCGTTGTGGGCGCTCGTGCTGTGGATCACGTGGTTGTGGGTGCGTCCCCGAGGAGCTGCTGTAGCGCGCTGA
- a CDS encoding OB-fold nucleic acid binding domain-containing protein encodes MTWRERLRRVVASQSEFDAGEEKVEAERQGTVPVAQCKARQRVCLSGVIRSVTYSPAGQAPELLAELYDGSGSVDLVWLGRREIPGIVPGCRLKVEGMLCRTAAGQPRPAIYNPSYQILPQRAAS; translated from the coding sequence ATGACCTGGCGCGAACGGCTCCGCCGGGTCGTCGCCTCCCAATCCGAGTTCGACGCCGGCGAGGAGAAGGTCGAGGCGGAGCGGCAAGGGACTGTGCCTGTGGCGCAGTGCAAGGCGCGTCAACGGGTCTGTCTGTCCGGGGTGATCCGGTCGGTCACGTACTCGCCGGCGGGGCAGGCGCCCGAACTCCTAGCGGAACTCTATGACGGTTCGGGCAGCGTCGACCTGGTCTGGCTCGGACGGCGGGAGATCCCTGGCATCGTCCCCGGGTGCCGCCTCAAGGTTGAGGGCATGCTGTGCCGCACCGCCGCCGGCCAGCCGCGCCCGGCCATCTACAACCCGAGCTACCAGATCCTGCCGCAGCGAGCGGCCTCGTGA